From Pseudomonas poae, the proteins below share one genomic window:
- the bamA gene encoding outer membrane protein assembly factor BamA codes for MKRLLLTAVLTVLMIAEVHAESFTISDIRVNGLQRVSAGSVFGALPLNVGEQADDRRLVESTRALFKTGFFQDIQLGREGNVLVITVVERPSVASIEIEGNKAISTEDLMKGLKQSGLAEGEIFQRATLEGVRNELQRQYVAQGRYSATVETEVVPQPRNRVGLKVNINEGTVAAIQHINVVGNTKFADEDLIDLFELKTTNWLSFFKNDDKYAREKLSGDLERLRSYYLDRGYINMDIASTQVSITPDKKHVYITVNVNEGEKYKVRDVKLSGDLKVPEDQVKALLLVQKDQVFSRKLMTTTSELITRRLGNEGYTFANVNGVPTPHDDDHTVDITFVVDPGKRAYVNRINFRGNTKSADEVLRREMRQMEGGWASTYLIDQSKTRLERLGFFKEVNVETPAVPGVDDQVDVNYAVEEQASGSITASVGFAQSAGLILGGSITQNNFLGTGNRVSIGLTRSEYQSRYNFGYTDPYWTADGVSLGYNAFYRTTDYKDLDVDVASYAIDSLGAGVNIGYPISETSRLTFGLTAQQDEIKTGVYTVDEIFDFTRREGDKFLNFKASAGWSESTLNKGVLATRGHSQSLTLETTTPGSDLSFFKLDYRGQLFTPLSDNYTMRLHTELGYGDGYGSTNGLPFYENYYAGGFNSVRGFKDSTLGPRGTPSRGVGVTGNQGTVADSDNDPLPFGGNVLIQGGAEILFPLPFVKDQRSLRTSVFWDVGNVFDSKCEQIRNPSGVKSDTQCNDVSLSNLASSVGVGVTWVTALGPLSFALAMPIKKPDNAETQIFQFSLGQTF; via the coding sequence ATGAAACGTCTGCTGCTAACTGCGGTTCTCACCGTATTGATGATCGCCGAAGTTCACGCCGAGTCCTTCACCATCTCCGATATTCGCGTCAACGGCCTCCAGCGGGTTTCCGCGGGTAGCGTCTTTGGTGCCTTGCCGTTGAACGTTGGGGAACAGGCTGATGACCGTCGCCTGGTGGAATCCACTCGTGCGCTGTTCAAAACCGGTTTCTTTCAAGACATCCAACTGGGTCGCGAAGGCAACGTCCTGGTCATCACGGTCGTCGAACGACCGTCCGTCGCCAGTATCGAGATCGAAGGTAACAAGGCGATCTCGACTGAAGACCTGATGAAAGGCTTGAAACAATCCGGCCTGGCCGAAGGCGAGATCTTCCAGCGCGCCACCCTTGAAGGTGTGCGTAACGAGCTGCAACGCCAGTACGTTGCCCAGGGCCGCTACTCCGCGACCGTGGAAACCGAAGTGGTACCGCAGCCTCGCAACCGTGTTGGCCTCAAGGTCAACATCAACGAAGGCACTGTGGCGGCGATTCAGCACATCAACGTGGTGGGCAATACCAAGTTCGCTGATGAAGACCTGATCGACCTGTTCGAACTCAAGACCACCAACTGGCTGTCGTTCTTCAAGAACGATGACAAGTACGCCCGTGAAAAACTCTCCGGTGACCTGGAACGTCTGCGTTCCTACTACCTGGACCGTGGCTACATCAACATGGATATCGCTTCGACCCAGGTGTCCATCACCCCGGACAAGAAGCACGTCTACATCACCGTCAACGTTAACGAAGGCGAGAAGTACAAGGTTCGCGACGTTAAGCTGAGCGGCGACCTGAAAGTACCTGAAGACCAGGTCAAGGCCTTGCTGCTGGTGCAGAAAGACCAGGTGTTCTCGCGCAAGCTGATGACCACCACCTCCGAGCTGATCACCCGCCGCCTGGGTAACGAGGGCTACACCTTCGCCAACGTCAACGGCGTGCCGACCCCGCATGATGATGACCACACTGTGGACATCACCTTTGTGGTCGACCCGGGCAAGCGTGCCTACGTGAACCGCATCAACTTCCGCGGCAACACCAAGTCTGCGGACGAAGTGCTGCGCCGTGAAATGCGCCAGATGGAAGGTGGCTGGGCGTCGACTTACCTGATCGACCAGTCCAAGACCCGTCTTGAGCGTCTGGGCTTCTTCAAGGAAGTCAACGTGGAAACTCCGGCCGTGCCGGGTGTGGATGACCAGGTTGACGTGAACTACGCCGTGGAAGAGCAAGCGTCGGGTTCGATCACCGCCAGCGTCGGTTTCGCACAGAGTGCCGGCCTGATCCTCGGTGGTTCGATCACCCAGAACAACTTCCTCGGTACCGGTAACCGTGTATCCATCGGCCTGACCCGAAGCGAATACCAGAGCCGATATAACTTCGGTTATACCGACCCCTACTGGACTGCAGACGGTGTGAGCCTGGGCTATAACGCCTTCTACCGCACCACCGACTACAAAGACCTCGACGTTGACGTTGCAAGCTATGCGATCGACAGCCTCGGTGCCGGTGTCAACATCGGTTACCCGATCAGCGAGACCTCGCGCCTGACGTTCGGCTTGACCGCGCAACAGGATGAGATCAAGACCGGTGTGTACACCGTGGATGAGATCTTCGACTTCACCCGTCGTGAAGGCGACAAGTTCCTGAACTTCAAGGCGTCTGCCGGCTGGTCCGAGTCGACCCTGAACAAAGGGGTACTGGCGACACGTGGCCATTCCCAGAGCCTGACCCTGGAAACCACCACGCCGGGCAGTGACCTGTCGTTCTTCAAGCTCGACTATCGTGGCCAGTTGTTCACGCCGTTGAGCGACAACTACACCATGCGTCTGCACACTGAGCTGGGCTATGGCGACGGTTATGGTTCGACCAACGGTCTGCCGTTCTACGAGAACTACTATGCGGGTGGCTTCAACTCCGTACGTGGCTTTAAAGACAGCACCTTGGGCCCGCGTGGTACGCCGAGCCGTGGTGTCGGTGTAACCGGTAACCAGGGTACTGTGGCTGACTCCGACAACGACCCGCTGCCATTCGGTGGTAACGTGTTGATCCAGGGTGGTGCGGAGATTCTGTTCCCGCTGCCGTTCGTCAAGGATCAGCGTTCGCTGCGTACCTCGGTATTCTGGGACGTGGGTAACGTGTTTGACTCCAAGTGCGAGCAGATCCGCAACCCGAGCGGCGTGAAGTCCGACACTCAGTGCAACGACGTGAGCCTCAGCAACC
- the rseP gene encoding sigma E protease regulator RseP encodes MSALYMIVGTLVALGVLVTFHEFGHFWVARRCGVKVLRFSVGFGMPLVRWHDRRGTEFVIAAIPLGGYVKMLDEREGEVPADQLDQSFNRKTVRQRIAIVAAGPIANFLLAMVFFWVLAMLGSQQVRPVIGAVEADSMAAKAGLVAGQEIVSIDGEPTTGWGAVNLQLVRRLGESGTVNVVVREQDSSAETPRELALDHWLKGADEPDPIKSLGIRPWRPSLPPVLAELDPKGPAQAAGLKTGDRLLALDGQPLGDWQQVVDLVRVRPDTKIVLKVERDGAQIDVPVTLSVRGEAKAAGGYLGAGVKSPEWPPSMVREVSFGPLAAIGEGAKRTWTMSVLTLESLKKMLFGELSVKNLSGPITIAKVAGASAQSGVADFLNFLAYLSISLGVLNLLPIPVLDGGHLLFYLVEWVRGRPLSDRVQGWGIQIGISLVVGVMLLALVNDLGRL; translated from the coding sequence ATGAGTGCGCTTTACATGATTGTCGGCACCCTGGTTGCTCTGGGTGTGCTGGTTACCTTCCACGAATTCGGCCACTTCTGGGTGGCGCGTCGTTGCGGCGTCAAGGTACTGCGCTTTTCCGTCGGTTTCGGCATGCCGCTGGTGCGCTGGCACGACCGTCGCGGCACCGAGTTCGTGATTGCGGCCATCCCGTTGGGTGGCTACGTCAAGATGCTGGATGAGCGCGAAGGCGAGGTTCCGGCAGATCAGCTCGACCAGTCGTTCAATCGCAAGACCGTTCGTCAGCGCATCGCGATTGTTGCCGCCGGTCCGATCGCCAACTTCCTGCTGGCGATGGTGTTCTTCTGGGTCCTGGCCATGCTGGGCAGCCAGCAGGTACGCCCGGTCATCGGCGCGGTCGAAGCGGACAGCATGGCGGCCAAGGCCGGTTTGGTTGCCGGGCAGGAAATTGTTTCCATTGATGGCGAGCCCACCACCGGCTGGGGCGCGGTCAACTTGCAGCTGGTTCGTCGCCTGGGCGAAAGCGGCACCGTCAATGTGGTGGTGCGCGAGCAGGACTCCAGCGCCGAAACGCCGCGAGAGCTGGCATTGGACCATTGGCTGAAGGGCGCCGACGAGCCTGATCCGATCAAGTCTCTGGGGATTCGTCCGTGGCGTCCTTCGCTGCCGCCGGTACTCGCCGAGCTGGATCCGAAGGGGCCGGCCCAGGCCGCAGGTCTGAAAACCGGCGACCGCCTACTGGCCCTTGATGGTCAGCCGTTGGGTGACTGGCAGCAAGTGGTCGACCTGGTGCGCGTACGTCCTGATACCAAAATTGTGCTGAAAGTTGAGCGCGACGGTGCTCAAATCGACGTCCCCGTGACCTTGTCGGTTCGGGGCGAAGCCAAGGCGGCCGGGGGTTACCTGGGGGCTGGCGTCAAGAGTCCCGAGTGGCCGCCGTCAATGGTGCGCGAGGTCAGCTTCGGGCCGTTGGCGGCAATTGGCGAGGGTGCAAAACGCACTTGGACCATGAGTGTGCTGACCCTCGAATCGCTCAAGAAAATGTTGTTCGGTGAGCTCTCGGTAAAAAACTTGAGTGGACCGATAACCATTGCTAAAGTGGCGGGCGCTTCTGCCCAGTCGGGTGTCGCGGATTTCCTGAATTTCCTGGCTTATCTGAGTATTAGCCTGGGTGTTCTGAATTTGCTGCCCATTCCAGTATTGGACGGGGGGCATCTGTTGTTTTATCTGGTCGAGTGGGTGCGTGGTCGCCCCTTGTCAGATCGGGTGCAGGGTTGGGGGATACAGATCGGTATCAGTTTGGTGGTCGGGGTGATGTTGTTAGCCCTTGTCAACGATCTGGGTCGACTGTAA
- the ispC gene encoding 1-deoxy-D-xylulose-5-phosphate reductoisomerase: protein MSRLQQVTVLGATGSVGLSALDVIARHPDRYQVFALTGFSRLSELLALCVRHTPRFAVVPEAGAARGLQDDLRAAGLATQVLVGEEGLCQVSADAEVDTVVAAIVGAAGLRPTLAAVDAGKKILLANKEALVMSGALFMQAVRKSGAVLLPLDSEHNAIFQCMPGDFARGLSQVGVRRILLTASGGPFRQTPLAELAHVSPDQACAHPNWSMGRKISVDSASMMNKGLELIEACWLFDARPDQVEVVIHPQSVIHSLVDYVDGSVLAQLGNPDMRTPIANALAWPERIDSGVAPLDLFAIARLDFEAPDEQRFPCLRLARQAAEAGNSAPAMLNAANEVAVAAFLERRIRFPQIASIIEDVLGLEPVVAVSDLGAVFEADTKARALAEQWLSRNAR, encoded by the coding sequence GTGAGCCGCCTGCAACAAGTGACCGTGCTGGGCGCAACCGGCTCGGTAGGGCTGAGCGCCCTGGATGTGATCGCTCGCCACCCGGATCGCTACCAGGTGTTCGCCTTGACCGGCTTCAGCCGCCTGAGCGAGTTGCTGGCCTTGTGTGTGCGTCACACGCCGCGCTTTGCCGTGGTGCCTGAGGCCGGCGCGGCGCGGGGGCTGCAGGATGATCTGCGGGCTGCCGGGCTGGCCACTCAGGTGCTGGTGGGGGAGGAGGGGCTGTGTCAGGTCTCGGCCGATGCCGAAGTGGATACCGTGGTCGCCGCCATCGTCGGCGCCGCCGGCCTGCGCCCGACCTTGGCCGCCGTCGACGCCGGCAAGAAGATCCTGCTGGCCAATAAGGAAGCGCTGGTCATGTCCGGCGCGCTCTTTATGCAGGCAGTGCGCAAAAGCGGCGCCGTGCTGCTGCCTCTCGACAGTGAGCACAATGCAATTTTCCAGTGCATGCCCGGTGATTTTGCCCGTGGCCTGAGCCAGGTGGGCGTACGCAGGATTCTTCTCACGGCGTCCGGCGGCCCGTTCCGCCAAACTCCGCTGGCCGAGCTTGCACACGTGTCGCCTGACCAGGCCTGCGCGCATCCTAACTGGTCGATGGGGCGCAAGATCTCCGTCGACTCGGCGAGCATGATGAACAAAGGCCTGGAGCTGATCGAGGCGTGCTGGTTGTTCGACGCCCGGCCCGATCAGGTTGAGGTGGTGATTCACCCGCAAAGTGTGATTCATTCCCTGGTCGACTATGTGGATGGTTCGGTTTTGGCGCAGTTGGGCAATCCCGATATGCGCACCCCGATCGCCAATGCCCTGGCCTGGCCTGAGCGTATTGATTCCGGCGTGGCGCCACTGGACCTGTTCGCTATTGCGCGGCTGGACTTCGAGGCACCGGACGAGCAGCGTTTTCCCTGCCTGCGCCTGGCGCGGCAAGCGGCAGAAGCGGGCAACAGTGCGCCGGCGATGCTCAATGCGGCCAACGAAGTGGCGGTGGCGGCGTTTCTCGAGCGGCGTATTCGTTTTCCGCAGATCGCGAGTATCATCGAGGACGTCCTGGGTCTTGAGCCCGTAGTGGCGGTGAGTGATCTGGGGGCGGTATTCGAGGCGGATACCAAGGCTCGGGCCCTGGCCGAACAATGGTTGAGCCGCAACGCGCGTTAG
- a CDS encoding phosphatidate cytidylyltransferase, with the protein MLKQRIITALILLPIALCGFFLLEGSGFALFIGLVVTLGAWEWARLAGFNAQLPRVVYAALVALLLFLMHTLSSIVVPWVLGAAVLWWALATFLVLTYPRTSGHWSSVASKLVIGLLVLLPAWQGLVEIKNAPMGNWLIMAVMVLVWGADIGAYFSGRAFGKRKLAPAVSPGKSWEGVYGGLALTLLITLVVGVVRDWAVADILLALLGTAIVVFISVVGDLTESMFKRQAGIKDSSNLLPGHGGVLDRIDSLTAAIPIFAVLLWMTAP; encoded by the coding sequence ATGCTTAAACAACGAATCATCACCGCACTGATCCTGTTGCCGATCGCCTTGTGCGGGTTTTTCCTGCTCGAAGGTTCCGGCTTTGCGCTGTTTATTGGCCTGGTGGTGACCCTCGGCGCCTGGGAATGGGCGCGCCTGGCGGGCTTCAATGCGCAATTGCCACGTGTGGTGTATGCCGCTCTCGTGGCGCTGTTGCTGTTCCTGATGCATACCTTGTCCAGCATCGTAGTGCCATGGGTATTGGGCGCGGCGGTGCTGTGGTGGGCGCTTGCAACCTTCCTGGTGCTGACCTATCCGCGCACCAGCGGCCACTGGTCCAGCGTGGCCAGTAAATTGGTGATTGGTTTGTTGGTTCTGCTGCCGGCCTGGCAAGGCTTGGTAGAAATCAAAAACGCTCCGATGGGCAACTGGCTGATCATGGCGGTGATGGTGCTGGTCTGGGGGGCTGATATTGGCGCCTACTTCTCCGGTCGGGCCTTCGGCAAGCGCAAGCTGGCGCCGGCCGTGAGCCCGGGCAAGAGCTGGGAAGGTGTATACGGCGGCCTGGCGCTGACATTGCTGATCACCCTGGTGGTCGGTGTGGTGCGTGACTGGGCGGTGGCGGACATCCTCCTGGCCCTCTTGGGTACAGCCATCGTCGTATTTATTTCGGTAGTGGGTGACCTCACCGAAAGCATGTTCAAGCGCCAGGCCGGGATCAAGGACAGCAGCAACTTGCTGCCGGGCCATGGGGGCGTGCTGGATCGCATCGACAGCCTGACGGCGGCTATCCCGATCTTCGCCGTGCTGTTGTGGATGACCGCTCCGTGA
- the uppS gene encoding polyprenyl diphosphate synthase translates to MEKTKQTVPSVVPRHVAIIMDGNNRWAKKRFMPGVAGHKAGVDAVRAVIEVCAEAKVEVLTLFAFSSENWQRPAEEVSALMDLFFKALRREAKRLNDNNISLRIIGDRSRFHPELQAAMREAEAITAGSDRFVLQIAANYGGQWDIAQAAQRLAREVQAGHLRPEDITPELLQTCLVTGDLPLPDLCIRTGGEHRISNFLLWQLAYTELYFSDLFWPDFKHDAMRTALADFASRQRRFGKTSEQIEAGARV, encoded by the coding sequence ATGGAAAAGACCAAGCAGACTGTACCCTCTGTGGTGCCGCGCCATGTCGCGATCATCATGGATGGGAATAATCGCTGGGCGAAGAAACGCTTTATGCCGGGTGTCGCCGGGCATAAAGCGGGTGTCGATGCGGTGCGGGCTGTTATCGAGGTGTGCGCTGAGGCCAAGGTCGAGGTGTTGACCCTGTTCGCCTTTTCCAGTGAGAACTGGCAGCGTCCGGCCGAAGAAGTCAGTGCCCTGATGGACCTGTTCTTCAAGGCCCTGCGCCGTGAGGCCAAGCGCCTCAATGACAACAACATCAGCCTGCGAATCATTGGTGATCGCTCGCGGTTCCATCCGGAGCTGCAAGCGGCCATGCGCGAGGCCGAAGCCATCACCGCGGGCAGCGATCGTTTTGTGTTGCAGATTGCAGCCAACTACGGCGGCCAGTGGGATATCGCCCAGGCCGCACAGCGGCTGGCTCGCGAAGTACAGGCCGGCCATCTGCGCCCCGAAGACATCACGCCCGAACTGTTGCAAACCTGCCTGGTCACCGGCGACCTGCCGTTGCCGGACTTGTGCATCCGCACCGGTGGCGAGCACCGCATCAGCAATTTCCTGCTGTGGCAACTGGCCTATACCGAGTTGTACTTCTCCGACCTGTTCTGGCCGGACTTCAAACACGATGCCATGCGCACTGCGCTGGCCGATTTCGCTTCCCGTCAGCGTCGCTTCGGTAAAACGAGCGAGCAGATCGAAGCTGGAGCCCGGGTTTAA